The following proteins are co-located in the Megalops cyprinoides isolate fMegCyp1 chromosome 15, fMegCyp1.pri, whole genome shotgun sequence genome:
- the LOC118789846 gene encoding adenylosuccinate synthetase isozyme 2-like isoform X2 gives MYPTLEVDIDGELEKLKVYVDRIKPMVRDGVYFMHEALHGQPKNILVEGANAALLDIDFGTYPFVTSSNCTVGGVCTGLGMPPHNVGEVFGVVKAYTTRVGIGAFPSEQNNEIGELLQSRGREVGVTTGRKRRCGWLDLVLVKYAHMINGFTAIALTKLDILDVLTEIKVGVAYKVDNGMIPYFPANHEILHKVEVQYETLPGWNSDTSGARTFEELPENAQRYVHFIEKHLEVPVKWIGVGKSRESMIQLF, from the exons GTGTACGTGGACAGGATAAAGCCCATGGTGAGAGACGGGGTCTACTTCATGCACGAGGCGCTGCACGGCCAGCCCAAGAACATCCTGGTGGAAGGAGCCAACGCCGCCCTTTTGGACATCGACTTTG GGACCTACCCGTTTGTGACCTCATCAAACTGCACGGTAGGAGGGGTGTGCACGGGCCTGGGCATGCCCCCGCACAACGTGGGAGAGGTTTTCGGCGTGGTCAAGGCCTACACCACCCGGGTGGGCATCGGAGCCTTCCCCTCCGAGCAGAACAAT GAAATTGGGGAACTCCTgcagagcagaggcagggaAGTGGGTGTGACCACAGGGCGAAAGAGGAGGTGTGGCTGGCTGGACCTGGTGCTCGTCAAATACGCCCACATGATCAACGGCTTCACTGC CATAGCTCTCACCAAACTGGACATCTTGGATGTATTGACTGAGATTAAAGTTGGTGTGGCCTACAAGGTGGACAATGGGATGATACCTTACTTCCCAG CCAATCACGAGATCCTGCACAAGGTGGAGGTCCAGTACGAGACCCTTCCGGGCTGGAACAGTGACACATCCGGTGCCAGAACCTTCGAGGAGCTTCCGGAAAACGCACAGAGATACGTCCACTTCATTGAGAAGCACCTGGAGGTGCCGG TGAAGTGGATCGGTGTCGGAAAGTCACGGGAGTCCATGATCCAGCTCTTCTGA